TTCTGAGGGCTTGTTTGGATAATCCATTCCCTTCCAGTACATGTATTTTCGAGTGGAAAATGAACTAATTTCCATCTCAGTTTTTCGCAATATATGCGGATTAGAGGGAATCACTATGTTCCCAAACAAGGCCTGAGTGGGATTGATCGATTAATACCGGATTCACTTGGTTTTACTATCACTTTTAGGTGTAAATTAAATAGCTTCCCAACTAACGGCCTGCTAAGATACATCAGAGCTATTGTATataggtgtgtgtgtgtctgatACAAGCATGCACCACAATAAGTCATGTAGCTGTTGTATATGTAGTTCTTCTGTAGTGGGGTCTCAACCTAGATAAAAGTCTGTTTTGCCATCTCATTTTAAGGAACATTGGTGGtatgttccttttttttaaaaaaaatcacggTGCCATGAAGTGGTCATGCATCTCTATTTGTACAAGGTTGAAACAGAGCTTTGAAGTTTGTTTTGTGTTCCTTCTCTTCCTAGATTTGGCCAACAGTGGCAGTTGTCATGAATATTATATTGTAATATAGTCTACCTTGTCTTATTTAACAGAATTCATCCGGTTTTAGTTTATAATTATTATTGGAAATTCTTATCGCCGATGTAGCAGTTTTTGTTGTGAGAATGTCTTGCTTTTACGAAGACTGCACTCACTAACTTGTTCATGTTTGCACTGGTCGTGGACCGACAAAAGTAACAAACGCTAGACTTTCATTAGGCTTTTACTGCTAGGGTATCATGTTAAGATTAACCAATTGTTCATCTGCACAATTTTAAAATCTAATTCCTGTTTAACTGCATATTATGAAGGACTTCTGTTTGTAAGGATTTCATTGTTTATGCTCATCTGTCTAGCTTATGATAATTTCCTCTATAGTCAATTGCAGCAAATTTGCGCCGTTCGACGCGGAAGCGAAGGATTTCTGTAAATCTGGAGGGCTATGATACGGATAGTTCAAGTATGGAAGATGATGATCTTATGGTGAGTTTCTGCAGTTCATGAAAAGTTACTTCACACTAGTACCCCTACCCCAACTGTCAACTAAATTTACTGATTATTGTAGCCTCTAAATGTTTCAGAGGCCCAGATATCGTTCTTCAAAGAGTAAAGGGGAAAACAATGCTGCACATGATGAAGTGTCAGCGCGGCCAAAGCGCCAGAAGTTATCCAACTCTATACCTCGCCGCGAAGGTTTACGACCCAGAAGATCTTTGCGAGGAAAAAGGCTGCATGCATACCAGGAATCTGAAGATGAACAGGAAAGCTCTGATGAACAGGGTGCAGAAGATCAAAGAGAAAATGGCAATGAGATTGAGGAGGAtgcaggtgatgatgatgaggttGATGGAGGCGATGAAGCTGAAGCAGATGGagatgatgaagatggtgaggaagaacaagaaggaaggaggagatatGATTTAAGGGATCGTTCAGAGGTTCGTAGACCATCCCCTCGTAAGGAAGGGAAGCACAGGCCACAATCTCCTCGTAGAGTACTAGTTCATGGAATTGGTCCAAAGAACAGCAAATATTTAAAAAAAGGCGGGTCGCGTATGCATAAGCGCCCTCGTTTCTCTTTACCAGACGATTCGGATGATTCCCTTCTTGTGGATGAGCCGGATGAAGGTCCATCCATGCCATGGATGCGTAGTGGGAGGGGAGGTATGCCGTGGTTGATGGGTGGATTGGACATGCATAGTCCAGCAGCATGGGGTCTGAATGTTGGAGCATCTGGTTGGGGTCACCAGGGTGACAGTTCTACTTCACTCATGCCCGGGGTCCAAACTGCGGGACCAAGTTCCAAGGGAGGAGCTGATATTCAGCCTCTGCAAGTTGATGAGAGTGTGAGTTTTAAAGATATTGGTGGACTATCAGAGTACATTGATGCTTTGAAGGAAATGGTTTTCTTCCCTTTGCTGTATCCAGATTTTTTTGCAAACTACCACATTACTCCACCTAGAGGAGTTCTGCTTTGTGGCCCGCCGGGTACTGGAAAAACATTGATTGCCCGTGCCTTAGCTTGTGCTGCCTCTAAAGCCGGCCAGAAGGTCAGTTTTTATATGCGCAAAGGGGCTGATGTTCTTAGTAAATGGGTTGGAGAGGCTGAAAGGCAGCTCAAGTTACTTTTTGAGGAAGCTCAAAAGAATCAGCCATCTATTATATTTTTTGATGAAATTGATGGCCTGGCACCTGTGAGGTCTAGCAAGCAGGAGCAGATTCACAATTCAATTGTTTCGACATTGCTTGCTTTGATGGATGGTCTTGATTCACGTGGGCAAGTTGTCTTGATTGGAGCAACTAACAGAATTGATGCCATTGATGGAGCATTGCGTAGACCTGGCCGATTTGATCGTGAGTTTTATTTTCCTTTACCTGGCTACGAGGCTCGAGCCGAAATACTGGATATTCATACAAGGAAATGGAAGGATCCTCCACCAAAGGAACTAAAGATGGAGCTTGCTGTTAGCTGTGTGGGATATTGTGGAGCTGATTTGAAAGCGTTGTGTACTGAAGCAGCTATTAGAGCATTTAGAGAGAAGTATCCTCAGGTCTACACAAGTGATGACAAGTTTGTCATTGATGTTGATTCGGTCAGTGTTGAGAAATACCACTTTTTGGAAGCTATGTCTACAATAACTCCAGCTGCGCATAGGGGATCCATTGTGCATTCAAGGCCACTTTCATCAGTTATTGCTCCCTGTCTGAAGAGGCATCTTGATAAAATAATGGAACGGATTTCTgatatttttccttttctttcatcCGTAGATTTTAGCAAGTTCTCTGCCCTTTCCTATGGATCTTCCATTCCTCTTGTTTATAGACCTCGCCTTTTGATATGTGGTGGTGAGAGTGTTGGACTGGTAAGACTGTTCCTTTCTATAAATAGACAATATCATATTACCTGCCTTTCTTTTTTCACTTCCTAATGTGTTTTTAACTTAGCAGGATCATGTGGGACCAGCTGTTTTGCATGAACTTGAGAAGTTTTCTGTTCACTCGTTGGGACTGCCTTCTCTTCTCTCTGATCCAAGTGCAAAGACGCCTGAAGAAGCTCTTGTGCATATTTTTGGGGAAGCCAAGAGAACAACTCCATCCATTCTCTACCTGCCTCAGTTCCATCTTTGGTGGGATACGGTTAGTAGACACTCTTTTAAATATTCAAAGTTTTTTGCTATGACCATTCTGACAAGTGTTGAATAAGGATTATTTACTTAATTGTTTATGTTACAGGCACACGAACAGCTTAGGGCTGTGTTACTGACTCTATTGAATGAGTTACCATCCAACCTTCCAGTTTTGTTGCTAGGAACATCATCAGTGGCTTTCACTGATCTCGAAGAAGAGTGTGCTTCCATATTCTCTTCTCGCAATATGTAGGTTCCTTGCAAAATGTCGTCTTCTTTTCCTTGGTTGTATTGGCTACATGGCTTGTTCTTACTGATGTGAGCTAGATATAAAGTGACAGTTTCCTACCTGTTGCTTGGGTCCTGTTACTTAATATACTATATCTTTGCTGCTCAGCTTTTCTATTAACAATTTTCTACCTTGACCCTTGATCTCTGTAAATGCTTTGTATATTCCATCCTTGATCGTTCACAAAGAAAGCATGGAAGCTCTTAGGCATTAGATGTGTTGCAATGGTAGGCACATAAATAATTGAGGATGCAATTTGTTTCCTTTTTGTTGACTTGTGGGCTCTAATTCTTCATATAACATTTTATTTGTGATTCAGTGCGACCTTCTTCACATGAAATTCACTGCATTTCCCCATTATCTTTTCTTTCACCAAGAAATAAAAATCTTTGTTTGATAGGTACCAAGTGGATCAACCAAGTTATGATGATAGATTGAGATACTTCAATATATTGTTTGAGTCATTGCTCTCGTTCCAAACGGAGGAATCAAGAAACAAGTTAAAGAAACAGAAATCTGCTATTGATCTTCCGAAAGCTCCAAAGGTAGTGGAGGGTCCTAAGGTTTCGGAGCTAAAGGCTAGGGCAGAAGCCGAGCAGCATGCTGTCCGTCGAATGAGGATGTGCCTCCGAGATATTTGTAACCGGTCTGCAGTTTGCTCCTTTACTCCTTTATTTATTGAGCTTAGTTATTTATCATCACCAATTAATAACTATAAAGTCAGTTAAAATTTTGTTGTGATATTTCAAATCATAAAACCTACGCTGTAAAGTATGATAAAAAAGGATTCTGTTATTTGAGAGGGATTTTAAAAATATTCTTTTAGCTCTTGCCTGGAGTATTCAATGTTTTTGGTAGACCTCTTGTTTTCATCCTCCGTTGCAAAAGCATTGTTGCACTAGTAGCTTGTCACAGTGTTCATTTTTTTTCCTGTACCCTGATAGAACTAATGGTGTGACTGCTTGTATTTTCAGCATTTTATACAACAAAAGGTTCAATGTGTTTCACTTCCCAGTATCAGAAGAGGAGGTACCTGACTATCGATCAGTAATTCACAAGCCTATGGATATGGCTACTGTCTTGCAGCGGGTGGACTCTGGACAATACCTTACCAGGGCAGCATTTATGAATGATATTGATCTTATTGTCTCGAATGCAAAGGTACATCTTCTTGAGAATTTATTTTTTGATTCATGTTACATATGTGGTGGCCTCAGTGGTGAGCGTTTTGAGGATGGCAGCTTAAATACGTGCCAAACTTCCACTACTGTTGCTAACCTATGTATGTCCTATACAGACTTATAATGGGAACGACTACAATGGATCTAGGATCGTCAGTAGAGCATGTGAACTCCGAGACGTGGTATCTTGTTTAATCTCAATTTCAAGTATATTTCATTGTTGACTGCCACTTTGTCAATTATCTTTGTATGATGTCTAATGAACCCCTTTTTGGTCAGGTGCAAGGTATGTTGTCACAGATGGACCCGTCTTTGGTGTCCTTCTGTGATAAAATCGCTTCACAGGGGGGACCACTGCAGGTTATGGATGATGAAGATAGCTCCATTCTTCAAGCAGCACCTGTTGCTCAGCTGGTTTCTGGCACTAGAATAAGTGCAAGGCTTCGCAATGTGCAGCCAGAAGTAAATCTCTCACAAAGTTATGAAGTGCTTAAGCGGCAAAAGAAAAGTGCAGAAAATGAACAGGGTCAGTTCTTATGATCTTGACGATGACCATTGTATTTGTTTGTCAAGATGTGATAGCAATAATTATGGAAAACATTGAATTGTTGGTTGTTTCAGGCTTGACTAAAGATGTGGCTGCCAGAGACGAAAGGTCTCCAGAAGATGTAGATTTGTCAAAACCAATTTCCCCAGAAGAAACTCCAAAAGAACCAGATTCAAATGGCACACTGAAAGAAGCCGACAATTCACCAGCTGAAGCAGCAGAAGTACCTGCTCGTCCTGAACCCATGGAGACTGACAGCAGTGAAGTTGCCACCACCGTGAGTACTGGTGACGACTTACTCGGACAGCTAGAAGCCCTAAAGCAACGCTTTATGGAGCACACGGCAGGCTACGGCGTCCCACAGCTGGAGAGGCTGTATTCCCGGATAATGAAAGGCGTGATAGAGTTGACAAGTAAAGAAAGCAATGAAGATCATAGGCGGTTAGTTGTTAGATATTTGTTGACATTTGTTGAGAACAGCGACAATTTTTAACTCCGGCGCGTAATAAGATTCTTGTTTTTTCATGTGTACATTCTCTttggaatgaaaaaaaaaatagtggaTCACCTTGGGAGCTTTCCCAGTTCCATGCCGTGTAATAGAAATGTGCCAAATGTTCAAAGTGTCAGCGACACAATTTTGCAATGAATGATGTAGAAAGTGCATCCTGTGtagatttgttttttttaagaCCCTGGATTTACCATGTCATGTACATTTCTTAGTATTTGTAGGAAGAAGCTCAGCTTGACTGATTTAcgtgatctctctctctctctctctctctctctctctctctctctctctctctcaggtttgtgacttcaaactcttatgatGCATGGGATGGTGCTTGCTGCTTAGACGTTTTCGTTTCGTAAGGTTGCCAAAAACTACTAGGCGTTAATCCGTGAACAGAAGAGAAGCTTGTCACTAACTAATGGGCTAATGGAAATGGCATCACTGCAGAGAACAGAAGAGAAGCATGGCAATGTCATCACGGGTTGCAAGGAAAAAAGTTGCATCAAGCCAGGACAAGGCGGGCATCCTACCGATACCGCGCACCGAGATCCGTGACTGCTGCAGCTAAAGTAGGCAGCCATCCCTCTTCTGTTGGCAAACTCAGTGAAAAGCCTTGGTGAAACAGGTAGTGCCATACTGTGCCAAAATCGCCCTATTGGTCTAGCACTTCAACACTGGCACCAGAAATTGCAACCATATCAATCCACATCCACATTCAACGTTCACAAGAATTAAACTCTCTGAATCATAACTGTCATGTCATACAAAGGAAATGCGAAGTTTCAGTGATGTTCAGAACAAACATGCACAAGGGCTGAAAGCATTGCTGAAGGCACATATATTGCTTCCCCCCTAAGTTCATGGCACGATTGATATGCAAGATGTGAGCAGCATAAATCTACCATGACCCTACTGCACCCTGGGCTGGGTTTTCAAAATGAGAGAAGCCCCAGTAGGTCTTCAAAGAGTATGGCGGGTAGATGGTTGATCCTTCAGTTGTGATCTTGGCAATCTGTGAGTCAAGTACATGTTAGGGCAATCTGTAGTTATGCACTGAATTTCTGTGAATGTTCACAGGTTCAGCAAACTAAGCACATTAACCAATGTTAATGGGTTCATACCTGGAATTTGTTGATAGATGACCTATCACGGTACAGCAAGACCAGCAAACACTTCTCAACCAGCTTAACAGCTTCTTCAAAAGTCATTTCCTCGCGCCATTCAGCCCGAAGTATGGGGATCGCCAGATGATTTCCAAACCCAGTAGCAACATGGTTTTCCTCAAAGTGGGTACCAATCATGTTAACCTGCACAGGTCAAGAATTAGGTGCAAGATGTTGACATATCAAGGCCAGTGAATAAGAAGATGCAATTCATTTGAAAACAGATCATACCATCCCAAGATATTTCTCATCGCCCTTTGGGCCCTTTTTAACTCCACCAAGGACAAGGGTGTTCCAGAGAGGATCAAACTTGTTGCGTCTGTTGTACATTACCCTTGTCAAATAACTGTGGATCTCTTTCGGGCCCAAAGAGTTCCCATCATCCCACATATGATCAGACAAACTGAAAAGAAAGGGTGAATGAAGAGATTCAGATTTCCATAGCATTACATACAAATAAAAACATGAGTTCACTATATAACATTATGAAGTTCCATACTTCCATATATATCCACATTAGATGTAACTTACGTTAGTTCATCGAGATAGCGCAAAATCTCCTGGAAATCACTGTACTCTCCGCTTGCTCCAATGAGGCTATGCTTACCAACTGCCTTAATGCGTTCCACACTCTTGTATCTCAAAGTTGACCCATAGGAGGCTGCAAATGGAAGATAAGACTAAGTTTCCCATTGTAATAATGGTATTTGTCTGTACAGAAGAACTGTGACTAACCTCCAGTATCACATGCCATGATCACACCATCCTTGTACTTCAAGGCAATGACAGAAGTACCAGTCACATACGGATACCTGTTGATGTCAAACAATGGCAGGAATAAATCACGTGAATTGATAACCTTACCAAAAGCAAACACCACAATAGAACTATATAGAAGAGTTCAATGGAAACAACACACTACAAGGAAGCTTGGAAAGTGGAGGTGTTCTAAAAATAACAAGCACACAATTAATGCCAGCCATATTTCCATAACAGAGAAGCCATTAGAAATATAGGCATCTAATCAGGGATTTAGACTGATGAAGAAATAACATACTGTAAGAATATTGTTTTACACTTCACCAAAAGCATACATACCAAGTAAACTAAGTTCAATTCTATCCCCATAAAGGAACAAAACTTAAAAGATGCTGCTATTTCATAAACATACGAACCCTTATTTCCCAATTCATATGTTGGATCAATAACTAGACATAAGAACagagaggaaaaaagaaaagaaaagaaaaaaacactgCCCACACACTAACAAATCCGTCAACTTTCAAATCCTCTGGCATTCCAATTTATTTTGTCAGAACTGTAAAATACACTCAACCACATGTAAAATAACGAGTAACCCCACCgagctaagagcatctccaacagttttcTATTATTTGTTCCCCAAACCATAATGTTTGCCAACTCCCAAAATAAGTAGGGCGAGGAAAAAGAAGACCATCTCCAAGACTACCCTATATTTCACttgtaaaaaaatcaaattttagTACCATCCATTCAGCTGAGCAATAAACTACTGGTGATCATACAGTATTATCTGCATTCAGCAACTCGTAGAAGCCATCAGTTAGCCATCAAGCAACAGCAGGTGGTTGGCAACAGTACCATGCAGGCGATCAGCATAGTTCAGTAAATGAGTTGGCAAGCAGCAGGATGCCATTAGTATCATCTAGTACGCAGCAGAGCCGATtggtagcagcagcaggcaaCTAGTAAACCAAAATAGATTGAGAGAATTCCTTCATTGCCGAGCACCCGCGCGTGGCCGCGTCGTAGTCCGCCCTGTGGCAGGTGGCGTTGAGGTGCGCCATGAGGTGCAGGCTGGAGAGGTGGGCGAGCGCCGTGTCGCGGTCCGATGCGTCTTGTCGCGCATCTGTGCCCTTGCCTACACGTTCCAAGGGTCGTGTCTCCTCCGagctcctacacgccggctCGGACCCTGCCTACATCCCGGCGCTGTGCCCTCGCCGACTGTATCTGTGGGCGCGGGAGGACTGAGGGAGGAGACAACGCGGGGGACTCTGGTCTCTGGATGCGCGCGATGGAGTAGCGCGCATATATGCGCACGAAGGAGCCTCGGATGGGAATTGTCAGAAGATGGGGAAGGGAGATGGGGAACTATTGGAAAGGTGTTTTTCtactttttttctaaaaaaacaaggATGGGGAAGAGATATAgggcactcttggagatgctctaatcaACTTCTACTATGGTAGAGGCCAAATCCAAGCAGTATGCATAGAAATTTATAAATACAGAGTAGCAAGTAACCCCAACGAGCTAATCGACATCTAGGACAGAAGAAAGCCGAATCCAAGCAGTTTGCAGAGAAATGCATAAACATCCGGACCGACACTGCAAACATCTCAATGCAGAGTTAAGAACAGCATCACGAATCACTAACCCTAATCCGCAAAAATCCCCAAGGTTCTAATCGACAtaaccctttttttttctgaaacagGATTTCATCGTGGAAAACACCAAAAGGTTCTACTCGAGCGATGGCTTAAGCCTTAAGATGAATTTCCGCTTCTGTGCCCAAATCACCCTCACTCACAAGCAGTCTCACCGCAAAAACTTTACCCCCTCTTCGCACGAGGAAGGGGCAATCTGACGCAAGCCGCGATCTGAACCAAGCACCGAAACATAAATAGACAAACTTACTGCGTCCGCTGCGTCtcgcctcctcccgccgccgccgccgccgccgccggtggcgccTGGCTCCCGCCCGCGGCGTGAGATCCCATCGCCTGCTGCCACTGCGGAAACCCACAGAGATGCGTCAAAGACACGTAACCGGAGGCGAATCGCAGCAGCTGAAGGAGATGCTTACCGCCATGTCGGTCCGCCTCTTCTTCGATCCGCGACAGTGATCTACGTCTTTGGTGTCCTCACCGGTCGCCGCCGCTATAAGAGACAGTGCCTTCCGCTTttatttttcctattttctttcttgaagccgaagagaagaagaaggagagcgCCGCTACACGGGCCGGAGTTGGATTCATACCCGAGCCCGAGTCGACTCTCGAGATCTTTCAGCTGGGCCTAAATTTGCTAACGGTTTGGGCCAATCCTGGGCTCCACGGTTTGgaaagtcttttttttttcctccatcAGCTTTACGCCGAATCTGTTTTTCCTGGATAATGAAACCgaggttttttattttttatattttatatttctgttttttacaaaaatatattttcgatttggaaactTACATAAATATactccggccgccccgctgccgggcagcCGGGGTTTatccgcaaaaaaaaatgacaaaaaattgcagacaggtccctgggaaccggtcgcccggcagcggggcggccggccccccaggccgcccggctgcagggcggccggcccccaccCCTATACAAGGTGTTGGCTGCCCCTCACCCCCTCATTTGCCTtactaaaaatccaaaaaaaaagaaaagagagggagggagggagaggaggggtgagggagaggcaaagcggcgaagctctgtcggattttcaagccggcgactttaggtaactaaaattttctacattttataaatagattatgttgtaattatttttttgaaacagtagattagcaatcagttcaattattgttaggagtgattcgTGGTACATTTAGATGCagttacttgtagtgattagcgttaatataatatatttagtgttagatttagtattagaaaatattagaaaattgttagagaagtattagaaaataaaaaaatgtaagataatattagaaaattgtagaaaattatagaaaattgtagagaatgttagaaaatgttagaaaattgtagaaaattatagaaactattttgttgaaatagtagattagcaatcagtttaattattattaggaccgattagtggtacatttaggtgtagttacttgtagtgattagtgttgatatagtacattagcaatctaattaattaattttaaaaattgcaagataatattagaaaatattagaaattattattaatggttagaaaatcttagaaattatttaggaaatataaggaagtattagaaatatttagatgtgtgtgattgtattgtattgttttgatcttacgtggtaggtatggccggggttactcctgcgttgctggacccaacaatagactcgggtcaccggtccttccttgcgaaggttcagcaccaagaactaaacgtgctgcgtccacgtccaccagtAGAGTTGGTTGCTGTAGGCCCACGATGGGTGCTCAGGTGATATGTCAtctattttctgtttttatccgttatacatttcgttatataatgtattaacatttgagcactgtatgatgcaggctgagcgaggcaggtcttctcactgtggctcgtcttgctgagattgctttggtgaagctagacatgtctctactttcagctctcgttgacagatggagacctgagacacacacgttccacctcccttgtggggagatggcaccgaccTTGCaagacgttgcgatgctgcttggtCTTTCTATCCCCGGAGACGCTGTCGGGCCCCGCGTGGTACCTTCTATGTGGCTGGAGGATCTTGAGGAATGTTTTGTaggtgttgccaccacgattgatcctgaagatttcaatgagcacccacagtcgaaaggcccttccaagtcatggctcctacagtttcaGGTACAATTTCGTACATAACGATGTGTTGATATAtttatggctttgaaataactcatgtgtttcttattctcaatattcgtacttcattgcagccggatctgttggcagccgatgctgatgactacagcgtgactagatcactcgaggcatacctgttgtggttATTTGGGTACATCAtattcaacaactcacacgggcaCTGTGCGGATAGGGTGTTTCTGCCCTACACACAGGAGAtcgccgatgcagatgaggatgtcatacccttatatagttgggTTCAGCGGTTCTTATATGACATATCGtggactctgcaaggcatcacagcagaatgataggaatgctgtcctaacggggtgcccaattctgctacagctttgttcttacgagaggattgctatcggtcgtcccatgattgaccagtcaccgtacacgccggatatgtacggtgacacggaggacgacagacccaccatggggactctctggtactctcgacaggtatggacccgataaaaatttatattctatgcgtactatggtcatacattgttccctcaatacctttgttatggacacataatttttatttttgcagaaaacatgggcacatgtacagacccggcggtcttatcctgagtttgttgctgaatttgatcgattgacccCAGAAGACATTGTGTGGGAACCATACAGTCATTCGGCTATAGCCGCACGTGCACCgcttgggatatcttcggtgtGCACACAGGACCAGGACCTATGGATGACTATTGCAgctttggtgtacgacgttgcagttg
This portion of the Panicum virgatum strain AP13 chromosome 2N, P.virgatum_v5, whole genome shotgun sequence genome encodes:
- the LOC120661236 gene encoding proteasome subunit beta type-4-like, producing the protein MAWQQAMGSHAAGGSQAPPAAAAAAAGGGETQRTQYPYVTGTSVIALKYKDGVIMACDTGASYGSTLRYKSVERIKAVGKHSLIGASGEYSDFQEILRYLDELTLSDHMWDDGNSLGPKEIHSYLTRVMYNRRNKFDPLWNTLVLGGVKKGPKGDEKYLGMVNMIGTHFEENHVATGFGNHLAIPILRAEWREEMTFEEAVKLVEKCLLVLLYRDRSSINKFQIAKITTEGSTIYPPYSLKTYWGFSHFENPAQGAVGSW
- the LOC120658917 gene encoding serine/threonine-protein phosphatase 7 long form homolog; amino-acid sequence: MGTLWYSRQKTWAHVQTRRSYPEFVAEFDRLTPEDIVWEPYSHSAIAARAPLGISSVCTQDQDLWMTIAALVYDVAVEAHCPDRVMRQFGRR